One segment of Cydia amplana chromosome 16, ilCydAmpl1.1, whole genome shotgun sequence DNA contains the following:
- the LOC134655382 gene encoding probable beta-hexosaminidase fdl, translating into MSWDAMSLLGVGRHFAGVGRLRRALLLLAAAACTAAALLYWRQQSDENTHRPLHAMYTGGEPQWSWICRNDRCERLLASETTTLQSLVTCNMLCASTQLWPQPTGPVSLATGAVPVRADSFSLHVVASPSPAVTDHLSDAFALTKEDMRNLERSVSSSRRDDVGTPRAVRVRVFVNGSGDPRLRLDTDESYKLSLGFDRQELVANITAQSFCGARHGFETLSQLVWADPYAGSLLILTAAVIDDAPRFKFRGFLLDTARNFFPVSELLRTIDAMGANKLNTFHWHASDSQAFPLQLQSAPQLAAHGAYGAGAIYTTDEIRAVVRRARLRGIRVLLEVDTPAHVGRAWSWGTSAGLGQLAYCVEAEPWSVYCGEPPCGQLNPKNPHVYALLEKIYAEIIALTGVDDIFHLGGDEVSERCWSQHFNDSDPMELWLEFTRRAYRALEKANRGKAPELTLLWSSRLTRSPYLERLDSKRIGVQVWGASRWPESRAVLDAGYRSVISHVDAWYLDCGFGSWRDSSDGHCGPYRSWQQVYEHRPWMEEGGGGGVSSAGEQVLPWRIEGGAACQWTEQLGPGGLDPRVWPRTSALAERLWSDRGAGAEADVYLRLDTQRSRMVARGVNAAPLWPRWCTQNPHACL; encoded by the exons ATGTCGTGGGACGCGATGAGCCTGCTGGGGGTGGGGCGGCACTTCGCCGGCGTGGGGCGGCTGCGGCGCGCGCTGCTGCTGCTCGCTGCTGCCGCCTGCACCGCCGCTGCCCTGCTCTATTGGCGGCAGCAGAGTGACGAGAACACACACAGGCCGCTGCATGCTATGTACAC AGGCGGCGAACCACAATGGAGTTGGATCTGCAGAAATGACCGATGCGAGCGCTTGCTGGCATCAGAGACGACCACGCTACAGTCGCTAGTAACATGCAATATGCTCTGCGCATCGACGCAACTGTGGCCACAGCCCACCGGGCCAGTTAGCCTGGCGACGGGCGCTGTTCCTGTCCGTGCTGACTCCTTCTCACTTCATGTAGTTGCATCCCCATCGCCTGCCGTCACCGATCATCTAAGCGACGCATTCGCGTTAACAAAAGAGGATATGAGAAATCTTGAGCGAAGCGTCAGTAGCTCGCGTCGAGACGATGTAGGTACACCGCGGGCCGTTCGCGTAAGGGTCTTCGTCAACGGCTCCGGTGACCCACGGCTTCGATTAGACACTGACGAAAGCTACAAGCTTTCTTTAGGCTTTGATAGACAAGAGCTGGTGGCTAATATCACAGCGCAATCTTTCTGCGGCGCACGACATGGCTTCGAAACGCTTTCGCAACTAGTCTGGGCAGATCCTTATGCTGGATCACTTCTTATATTGACAGCAGCTGTGATAGACGACGCACCAAGATTTAAATTTAGAGGATTTTTGTTAGACACTGCTCGAAACTTTTTCCCTGTGAGCGAGCTGCTTCGCACAATAGATGCGATGGGCGCAAATAAGCTGAACACTTTCCATTGGCACGCCAGTGATTCGCAAGCGTTTCCACTCCAACTTCAAAGTGCGCCTCAGCTGGCAGCACACGGCGCATACGGTGCAGGAGCGATATATACCACTGATGAGATACGAGCGGTAGTTCGGCGGGCGCGCCTACGTGGTATAAGAGTTTTATTAGAAGTAGACACCCCAGCGCATGTGGGACGAGCCTGGAGTTGGGGTACCAGCGCAGGCCTCGGTCAGCTCGCGTACTGTGTTGAAGCCGAACCGTGGAGCGTGTACTGCGGAGAACCGCCGTGCGGTCAGCTTAACCCTAAAAACCCACACGTTTATGCTTTGCTAGAAAAAATATATGCAGAAATTATCGCATTGACTGGGGTGGATGATATTTTCCATCTTGGTGGAGATGAGGTGTCAGAACGCTGCTGGTCGCAGCACTTTAACGACTCGGACCCAATGGAATTATGGCTCGAGTTCACCCGACGGGCTTACCGAGCGCTGGAGAAAGCCAACAGAGGCAAAGCACCAGAATTGACCTTGCTTTGGTCTTCTCGGCTAACACGCTCGCCTTATTTAGAGCGGTTAGACTCGAAGCGTATCGGCGTGCAAGTGTGGGGAGCGTCGCGATGGCCCGAATCCCGCGCGGTGTTAGATGCAGGTTACCGCTCAGTTATATCGCATGTGGACGCATGGTACTTGGACTGCGGGTTCGGATCTTGGCGCGACAGTTCAGACGGGCATTGTGGGCCGTACCGGTCGTGGCAGCAGGTGTACGAGCACCGGCCGTGGATGGAGGAGGGCGGAGGGGGAGGGGTGTCTAGTGCCGGCGAGCAGGTGCTGCCGTGGCGGATAGAGGGCGGGGCGGCGTGTCAATGGACAGAGCAACTGGGACCAGGCGGCTTAGACCCGCGAGTGTGGCCGAGAACGTCGGCGCTAGCTGAGCGACTGTGGTCAGACCGCGGCGCGGGGGCAGAAGCAGATGTATACCTACGTTTAGACACGCAGCGCTCGCGCATGGTGGCTCGGGGGGTAAACGCAGCGCCGCTGTGGCCCCGCTGGTGTACCCAGAATCCCCACGCGTGCCTCTAG